In the Candidatus Abyssobacteria bacterium SURF_5 genome, GGGCGGGTTAGAAACCCGCCCCTACAGTAGGGGAGAGGACACCACGAAAACCGATCATAAGCCCAACTCTTCCTTGTATTTTGGGATGGCGGCCAGTGGATTGTGGGCGTGAATCCTGTCTTTCACCGCCAGGATGGTGATGGGCGCCAACGAATGTTTGATGAAGAGGGCGTCGTCGCCCACGCACAGCCCCAGCATGACGTTCAACTGAGTTCCGTACTTGTTCATCATCAAGGCCTGGCCGACCGGATTGCATTGCGGCTGGCGCCCGTCGGTATATATCTTATCTTCCTTCGGAAGCCCGACATCATCGGAAGAGAACCCGCCGGTCATGCAGCAGCCCGAGACGACGTCGAAGCCCGCTTTCTTGAACAAAGCCGAAACGACCTCCGCTTCTCCCGATAAGCCGAGGCAGAAAGCGAGTCCCAGCTTCTTGAAGCCCATGTTGCGGGCGTAAATCACTATTTCTTCAATCCGGTTCTTGCTCAGCTTCGAGTCTTTCCACGTTCGTGCGACGCCGCGGAACATTTTTTGGATATCGGGGTTGGCGACAATCGCCCGGGCTTCATCAAACAGTTCGGGCGTTGTTCTCATCACGCAGAATTCGGGGCCGTTTTCGCTTGGGCCGAGCACGCACAGCTTTGAGAGGCACTCGGCGCATTGGGGTGTCATCTGTTCCATTATCTTGTCTCCTCTTTTGTCTGGTCCGGAGATACCGATCAATTTATGGCAGCGAGGGCGGCGGCGATTTCCTCGGCCACCAAGCCGTCCTCTTTCGGGCGGCGCGCTTCGAGGGCGTCTTTCGCCTGTTTGCCGCCGAGTTTGCCGAGCGCCCACGCGCACATGCCGCGGACGGTCTCGTCGGAGTTCTCATCGAACGCCCGGATCAGCGCCGGCACATGAGCCGGGTCACCCAGATTTCCGAGTGCGCGCGCCGCATTCATCTTCCACTTCGCGATGTTCTCTTTCGGGATATAGAACGCGAGCGGCCACACCTTGTTCTCGTAGTGCTCCTGGCTCATCGCGAGCAGTGTCTCGATCCGGAAATCGTCGGCGCGCTCGAAAAGAGAAGGGTTCTCCGGCAGCGCCTGGTTCATCCACGCCTGATTGCGCGGGCACACCTCCTGACAGCGGTCGCAGCCGTACACCCACGCGCCCATCGGCTCGCGCAGCTCGAGCGGCGTTATGCCGGGCGCGTAATACGAATTGAATGCGATGCATTTGAGCGGATTCATTTTCTTGGGGGCAAAAAGCGCGCCTGTGGGACAGGCGGCGATGCAGGCGTTTTTGCACCATTTCGGGCAGCCGAGTTCGATTGAAGGCTCGTCCGGCTCGATCTCCTTGTCGAGAAGGATCGGGATGCTTACCAGCCAGGAGGCGCCGAGCATCGCCCGCCGGGAATAAACGAAGCAGTTCTTGCCGTAGGTGACAAGGCCGGCCTTGGCCGCCGTCATGCGAGCCGGCGTCTCCTGATCGAATTGATACTGGAGCCCTTCCTGCTTCAGAAAATTGAAAAAAACTGTGATGCGTTGATATTCTTCCCGCTTCTCCTGGCGGTCGTCCACCTGATAGCAGCGGCCGATCTTGCCGGTCAGTTGCGGGGGAAACCGGCGCCGGTGGTAATTGCTCAGGAGCACCACAACCGATTTCGCCCACGGATGTTTCTCGCGCAGGCCCGCGCCGCGCCTGAGATCGAACATATCGGTCAGCGCCCAGAAATAAAACTCCTCGCGCGACTCGAGCTCCTTCAGGTACAAATCCAGCGGTTCCGCCGTCGTAAAACCGACATCGGTGAAATCAAGCTCTTGGGCTTTCTGAATCAGGCGCTGCTTCAAATTCATGAACTCCTCCGAATTAACTCCATCTTAACCGCGAAGACGCAAAGAACGCAGAGAAACACTGTTTCTTTTTGGTCACCCTTTCGAGAAAGGGATAAGCCAGAATTTAGAGTTACCATCCTACCAAATCTCCGCGTCTAGGACAAGAACTAGCAGATTGCGAATTGGGGACATGATCGATTAGCGGAATCGTGTTTCAGGAACAAACGCTACGCTCTCTTTCGGGGTGTTCTTGAAGCGGAATAAGGTTTTCACATAGTCCGAAGCGGTGGCCACCGCTCACCGGAATCTAATGCAGGGTGACGAGGTTCATTATTTGGCCGTCCATACTCTAGGCGCCACTGTTCTATTTGGATAAGTAGTGTGCGAGCCGACCGTCTCCGTCCCCCATCGCATGACATCATATTGAACAGGCGTATCCTGATATCATTTGCGCTGTGAGGTTCAAGTATAAATGAATATCCTGAATCACCATATGCATGTCGGTCGAGAAAAACGTTTTCCAACGCTTCTATCAGCCCGTCCGGAACAGGAGGATTGGCTTGATCGTCAATCAGATTTAGACCGGCGAGTAGGGCTTCATGAGTCCGCAATTCGGCGATGATATCGGCGAGCAGAAGGCGCGCCCGGGAGGAAATCTGTATATAACAAAACCGAAATAGATGATCTTTCATTGCCGGATCCGCACGTGCAATATCTGCAATAAGTAGAGCGAGTCGTTTTCGATGATGTTGTTCAAAATATAGCTCGATTTTGGGATGTTCGATTTCAGGATCGATAAAGTCCAAGAGGGTACGTCTGGATTCTGGCGTGTCAAGTGCAGCAACGGCCCCAAGCCATTCACTGGCGATATATCTATATTGGTATTCAGCGTTCTCTGCTAAATCCTGCAAGAGGTATAGAGAATCGTCACATCGGCTGTATCCGATCGCAGTCACTAAGTCACGTAATCCATAGCCTAGAATCCGTGTTGAAGCGATAACTTCTCTTATGCGCGCGATTCCTACCGAAGCTGGTTCGACAAATGGTAGCAGACAGAGACATTTCTCAAGAAGATACTCGTCTCGGTAATATTTTTTCGATATACCACGCTGGATCACCGGGTTGAGGACAGCAAGTGCCGCATCTGCCTGCACTCGTGCTCCGCTGAAGAGCAAGGCTTCGACGGCATCGGCTCGAATCCAGTCATCCCATTCACTGCGGAGTGTCATGATTTCCATGACATAATCTGCTGACTCAACGCCATCAAGGAGAGCGATAGTATATGCCAATCTTTTCAGTCGGAGATTAAAAGAGTCAGGCGCACCGCTTCGTGAATGATCATCCATGATTACTGAGATTCGCTGCTTAATTGCCGCCACATAACGACGACGGCGATCTTCAAAAAAAACGGTGGAATATTGTCCGGAGCGGGAATTCCAAATGACAGAGTAGTTTGTTCTTGAGCTAAATGCCTCTCCAGGTTTCTGTACTTTGGCCAACTGAACCAGTGTTTTCGCCGCATCCTCCTCATACTCGGGTTCACGCAAAATTTTCAGAAGTATTTCTTCTCCCTTTTCTGGGTCTAATAGCACAATCGCACGCGTATACTCGTTGGAATGACTCCTCGCGCCGCCATTAGGGATCGGACCTCGTTCGCCACTCATTCGAGCTCTCAATGCCCGCCTTCGACGCTCTATATCAGCCTGTACAAGCCGGTATAAGTCGGACATATCCTCTGGATATCCAACTCTTGCTAGGGCTATTGAAAGATGGCCCTTTAAGCTCCCGCTGAAATCGTCCCGGCTCAATACAAATGGAATGCCCCTTTTGAGATACTTTCGCAAGGCCTGACGTAAGTCGTTACGTAGCAGGTTCTTCAAATCAGAGTCTTCATAACCGCCAAGGAGATCAACGGCAACTTCATATTGGACTGGATCAAGCTCCGGCGCCAGGGTATCTGAGATTCCAGAGACAGCCGGCACAGGGGGTAATGCATGAAACAGGTGTCTTAGCTGCCCAAAAATTTCCCAACATGCAGTATCGGTTTTGCTGCGCTCGGCCGTAACAGTATGAAATTCACATAGTCGGGAAAATATGCTCTTGGCAAATTCGGCATCAGCGGTTGCAGCCAAGATTGATAAAACGCCTTTACTACTAGTCTGCCTAAAGTCGCCATGAACAATTCTTTCCAGCAAGTTTTGCTTTAGCGTATTGGGAATTTGAGAGACGAACTCCATCCAATGATCGCGCCATAGGTAACCGCTAATAATACGTTGCGCCACCCATTGACTGACCCACTCAGGATCGCTCTTTCTGCCAAACTCTAAAGCTGGCTTGAGAAGTGTTTCAATATCGTCACCGATTTTTCCAGACGGCCATCTCGCCAACTCCTCTTTCACTCTCTCCCAGACTTGGTCACCGCCTACTTTCGCTGCGGCAAATAGAATTCTAAGTCGCTCTTTTGGATCTTCTTCCTTATTCAGAAGCCTTTTGTAGGTGGCAAGAGCCCTGACGTGTAACTCAGAGGGGATTTTATGTAATATCCTGTCCCGCAATACTTGTTCGAACTCATCGTCACGATAAGTCTTCAGGATCTGAACCACAGCCTCATTAGCATCAATCCACGCAAGCATTTGAAGAGCTACGAATCGCACGTTTAGGCTTGGGTCCATGAGTGCAAATTCCTCGGCGACATTGGCCATACGGCCTTCCGAAATTACTTCACAGAGAAAATCTACTCGACTTTCCTCGTTCCAGGTTTTAACGACATTTCTCCAATTTGTGCCTAAGCTCGATGGATGAAACTTACGCCATGCACGATAAGTTTCCAGACGAACCTGCCGATCATCGCTAGTCAGAAGAGGTAAAAATATATCTACAAAATCATTTGAGCCGCTGGCAACCATTCCAGCCAAAGCGACTTGTCGATAGTATTTATCATGAAGTTGGTACATTGCCCGCAAGTGTTCTCCTACGGCAATCCGCACTTCTTTCCACACAGCAGGTCCGCAGGAACGTGCCAGATCTGCAGCAAAAACAGGATCCAGCGACAGCGTTAAGTGGATCAATCGGTTGCCTGCCGTTATTGCGGTGTTACAGTCAGATACTACATTAGTTAACCGACTTATCTTTTCGGCCACGAGTAAAAGAGGATCCTCCCAAAGTGGCATATTCAAGTGTTTCTGAATGAATTGTTTGTTTTCGTCTAAATCATCTTTATCGGCGAAGTTTAGTATCTGCTGCTCTAAGGCCGTAGCGGCATAAAATTCCTGGAATTGCTGATGCCAAAATTCGACATTTTCTTCTTTTTCCCTCAATAAACCGCTTTGAAGCAACTCCTCGTAATTATCGAACAGCTCTCCATGCTTTGATGGAGACAATTTACCAGACTGGATCATTTTCTGCCTTACGTCTTTCAAAATTTCTTTTGCTTCTTCCTTCTTAATTGCTACCTTGCCTCCGTCATCAATCATCTCATATGCTAATGCTCCCAAAAGGCTTGTCCACTGTTCTTCCGCGAGCTTACAAAGACAACGCTGGCTATCTCGCTTGTGGAGATTCGTCACGAACAATTCGAATAATTGTCCTCTCGATTTCGGCGTGTCCGAATACCCCTGCAGTGCAAGGATTGTTGTCATCATGTAAAGCATAAGCGGATTAGATGCAAGTTCAGAGAGGCGATGCTCGTTCTGTATGGCATTGAACACCTCGGGCTCTGTCCGGCTGCTTCCACAATATCGCAGGTAATTTTCGATGAAATTGTGAATTCTTGGCTCATCGAGCGGCTCGATTTCCACTGTCTCGCGTGAAATGTCATCCGAATAGCCGACGAGCCGGGAAGTAGCATAACAGTTATGCTTGCCGCCAAAGAAGGTTCGAACCTCTGCAATGCCATCTGCTCTATGTTCGGTACCAATTTCGTTCAGGCCATCAAAAAGGAAGACAAATTTTTGAGAAGCAAGTAGATCATCGAGTTCCGAAATCTTGCAGCCCAACTCCTGGGCGATGAGCGTCTCGATATTCTTGCCGCCAATGCCGATGTCCTTAAGTTCGATCAAGACCGGAAGAGGCGAATCCGGGTCTTGCTTCCCTTTACGCGCATACATCATTGCAAGATGCCGCAGAGAAACCGATTTTCCCGCCCCCGGCTCACCAAGAATTACCAGCTTCGGGTTTCTTTCAATTGCTTCCGCTAAAGGCATAGACTCAAATTGCTTCCGTTCTTCTTCATCTCTACCACGTCTTGAGGATCGTTCATGCTTTCTCACTGTTTGAAGGAAATCGAAGAGCGGAGTCTTTGGTTTTGTTCCCTCTTGCCCAGAAATCTCTGCCTCAACATCTAGGGGCACATATACCGCATCAAACTCTTCTTCGTTTTGCAGGATTCCATTTATGTAAGCTTCAACATTAAATGAAAGCTTTGGGACGGTCACATCCTGCCGGGCCAATGCATCCTTCAAGAGGATTACAATCTGCGAAAGAACCTCTTCCGTACGTATCGCATGCCTGGAATGTTCAGAGTGCAGAGAATCCAGTTTTTGACTGAACAACTGGAGTTTGTTGACTATCTTGACAAGCTGCTCTTGGGTGAACGCTCCCTCCCTTATGAGCCTGTCGAAAATCTTTTGGTTCTGAGCAGTGATGTACAAAAACCGCAGTAATTCATCTTTGGAGACGGTTACGATGAATGCTTTATGAATGGCTGGGACGACTTCTCTTAGCTCTTTTTCATCGAAGTGAGCAAGAGTTGCGACTTTCTCCCGCTGCGCCAATACTTTGTCCACCGTTTCATTTGCGGCTTCTTGGGAAAGCAGGTCGGCGAATAAACTATTGGCAAAGGCTTCATCAGCTAATGCGAATGCCATTTCATCGTTCGAGACAGTTGAACGAAGGGCCTTGCTCCAGGCCTTCTGTATCAGCCCCGGCAAATCACACTGCTCCCTATATTCGCGAATCTTCTCTGTCAAGGCGACCTGCTTCGCCGCTTTTTTTCCTGCTAGTGCTTTTGCGAAATCCTTGACCTCATTGGCCGCCATGGAACCAAGCGTCGAAACAAGGAAGGGAAGTGTTATAAGCAGATTGAATTCCTGCAAAAATATCTGGTCAAGAGGCATTGGTTTCTATCTCATTTCAAGCTTCAATTTTTGCCGTAGAATCAATTCTAAGCCTTCCCGCGCACAGAGTCAACAATTGTAAAGCTTTAAGAGGATCAGTGCGATTGCATTTTTGCCATTTGAACTTTGATTCGAGGGCCGCCCCTACGGAGGATGCGGGATGGCGAAGGAGCGGTGGGCGGGCAGATAGGTCGGCCTCCACTATTAACTTAATCAGCGCAAATCTGAGAAATCTGCGGATAGAATAAGTATCGGTTTCTTGATTCGCGGCATTCGGCGCGCTTCTCAGTATTCGTGGTGGATGCTTCTTACAGGTCCGCCTTCTTCGGGATTTTGCGGGCGCAGGGGACTTTGGTCTGGCATTTGCCGCAGCCGCCGACGACGATGTTGTACTGCGGCACGTAATGAGCCATCACCTTGGTCACAAGGAATTCCTGGCATTTCATATGGTCTTTTCCTTCGGGCGTGATCGCGCCGACCGGACAGCGCGCGATACACAGGCCGCACGTGCCTTTCTCGTCGTACAGGCAGTTATCGCGCAGTCCCTTGGTGCGCGGAGACGGCTGAAGCTCGAGATCGGTGACAACGGTTCCGTAGCGGCCGGCGCAGCCTTTCTCATTGATAAGGGCATACGAGAGGCAGAAGGTGCCCATGCCGGCGATGTAGGCCGAGTGGCGCTCCGACCAGTTGCTCGAGGTATTGAGCATCTCGAAGTTGTCCGAGCGTGACGGCGCCACCGCCTGATATCCCGCCTTCTGGAGCGATGCGGCCACGTGGTCGCGCAAAGCGTTGAGGAAATCTTCGCCGTAATAGCGGGTGAGGTACCATTCCTTCGAGGACATCCCTTCCGGGTAGTTGCTTTCGATGACCTCTTTGGTGAACGGCAGGAAGAACGCGATGACGCTTTTCGCGTTCGGGACCCAGTCCTGCGGCATGGTGTGGTGCGGGCCGATGACGCCCTCTTTCTTCAATTCCGCATAGAGCGGGTCGTTCGCCGACGCGAAACCAACCAGCGGGGAGGGATCATACATTCGCATTCCGCCGCATTCGGGGATGTGGTTGCCTTCGCCGCGAGCGACGAAATCATTGATGAGTTTGATGATATCCTGGTTTTTCATGGTGCTCCTTGGTTAACGGTGCGGGGGTAATTCCATGTGTCCGCCCGATTGAGCGACGGGTTTTCGCTCCTGGGACAGGCGCCAGGGTCGCAGACCTGTATCTACGAATTCAAAAAGGCATGAGTTCC is a window encoding:
- a CDS encoding epoxyqueuosine reductase; its protein translation is MNLKQRLIQKAQELDFTDVGFTTAEPLDLYLKELESREEFYFWALTDMFDLRRGAGLREKHPWAKSVVVLLSNYHRRRFPPQLTGKIGRCYQVDDRQEKREEYQRITVFFNFLKQEGLQYQFDQETPARMTAAKAGLVTYGKNCFVYSRRAMLGASWLVSIPILLDKEIEPDEPSIELGCPKWCKNACIAACPTGALFAPKKMNPLKCIAFNSYYAPGITPLELREPMGAWVYGCDRCQEVCPRNQAWMNQALPENPSLFERADDFRIETLLAMSQEHYENKVWPLAFYIPKENIAKWKMNAARALGNLGDPAHVPALIRAFDENSDETVRGMCAWALGKLGGKQAKDALEARRPKEDGLVAEEIAAALAAIN
- a CDS encoding DUF1847 domain-containing protein: MEQMTPQCAECLSKLCVLGPSENGPEFCVMRTTPELFDEARAIVANPDIQKMFRGVARTWKDSKLSKNRIEEIVIYARNMGFKKLGLAFCLGLSGEAEVVSALFKKAGFDVVSGCCMTGGFSSDDVGLPKEDKIYTDGRQPQCNPVGQALMMNKYGTQLNVMLGLCVGDDALFIKHSLAPITILAVKDRIHAHNPLAAIPKYKEELGL
- a CDS encoding epoxyqueuosine reductase, with amino-acid sequence MKNQDIIKLINDFVARGEGNHIPECGGMRMYDPSPLVGFASANDPLYAELKKEGVIGPHHTMPQDWVPNAKSVIAFFLPFTKEVIESNYPEGMSSKEWYLTRYYGEDFLNALRDHVAASLQKAGYQAVAPSRSDNFEMLNTSSNWSERHSAYIAGMGTFCLSYALINEKGCAGRYGTVVTDLELQPSPRTKGLRDNCLYDEKGTCGLCIARCPVGAITPEGKDHMKCQEFLVTKVMAHYVPQYNIVVGGCGKCQTKVPCARKIPKKADL